A window of the Arenibacter algicola genome harbors these coding sequences:
- the dnaJ gene encoding molecular chaperone DnaJ, translating into MKEDYYDILGIGKNATAAEVKKAYRKKAIEYHPDKNPGDAKAEEMFKKAAEAYEVLSDPNKKARYDQYGHAAFEGGGGFGGGGMNMDDIFSQFGDIFGGAFGGGGFSGFSGFGGGGGQRRVKGSNLRIRVKLTLEEIANGVEKKIKVRRKVQAEGVTYQTCGTCGGRGQVTKITNTILGRMQTAATCSACGGSGQIIDKKPSDADANGLKVAEETVSINIPAGVEDGMQLKVPNKGNDAPGNGVPGDLLVAIETEEHDTLKREGDNLHYDLYISISEAVLGTSKEIDAVGGKVRIKLEAGIQSGKILRLRGKGITSLNGYGSGDLLVHVNVWTPKELNKEQKDFFERMQNNENFEPRPEKSDKSFFEKVKDMFS; encoded by the coding sequence ATGAAGGAGGATTATTATGACATCTTGGGCATTGGTAAAAATGCTACTGCGGCTGAAGTAAAAAAGGCATATAGGAAGAAAGCAATAGAGTATCATCCTGACAAAAATCCAGGTGATGCCAAGGCAGAGGAAATGTTCAAAAAAGCGGCCGAAGCTTATGAGGTATTAAGTGACCCCAATAAGAAGGCGCGATATGACCAATATGGTCATGCAGCTTTTGAGGGCGGCGGCGGATTTGGCGGCGGCGGTATGAACATGGATGATATTTTTAGTCAGTTCGGCGATATTTTCGGTGGCGCCTTCGGAGGCGGAGGTTTTAGTGGCTTTTCCGGATTTGGCGGCGGTGGCGGACAACGTCGTGTTAAAGGAAGCAATTTGAGAATCAGGGTTAAGCTGACCTTGGAGGAAATTGCCAATGGTGTTGAAAAGAAAATAAAAGTAAGGAGAAAAGTTCAGGCAGAAGGGGTAACCTACCAAACCTGCGGGACCTGTGGAGGTCGTGGCCAGGTAACCAAAATAACCAATACCATTCTGGGAAGAATGCAGACTGCAGCTACCTGCAGCGCCTGTGGCGGTAGTGGACAAATAATAGATAAGAAACCCAGTGATGCGGATGCCAATGGATTAAAGGTTGCAGAGGAAACAGTGAGTATCAATATTCCGGCAGGGGTAGAAGATGGTATGCAGTTAAAAGTGCCCAACAAAGGAAATGATGCTCCTGGAAATGGAGTTCCTGGGGATTTATTGGTGGCCATTGAGACAGAAGAGCACGATACGCTAAAACGGGAAGGCGATAATTTACATTATGACCTCTATATTAGTATTTCTGAAGCAGTTTTAGGTACCTCTAAAGAGATTGATGCCGTAGGTGGTAAGGTAAGAATCAAATTGGAAGCTGGGATACAGTCTGGTAAGATCTTAAGATTGAGAGGTAAGGGTATTACGAGTCTAAACGGATACGGCAGTGGAGATTTATTGGTACACGTAAATGTTTGGACACCCAAAGAATTGAACAAAGAGCAAAAAGATTTTTTCGAACGCATGCAGAATAACGAAAATTTTGAGCCTAGGCCCGAGAAATCGGATAAATCTTTCTTTGAAAAGGTCAAGGATA
- a CDS encoding nucleotide exchange factor GrpE, which translates to MSNENKTEEMEDDVLNNIENQELEQDDSSSANADIEKSQELSLEEQLKEDLSKEKDKFLRLFAEFENYKRRTSKERMDLFKTAGQEVIVSLLPVIDDFDRALKEISKSEDQEMFKGVELISNKFKETLKNKGLQQIEVKQGDAFDAEIHDAITQIPAPSKKLKGKIVDVVEMGFKLGDKIIRHPKVVVGN; encoded by the coding sequence ATGAGCAACGAAAATAAAACGGAAGAGATGGAAGATGATGTTCTGAACAATATAGAAAATCAAGAATTGGAACAAGATGATTCATCTTCTGCGAACGCTGACATTGAGAAAAGCCAGGAACTTAGCTTGGAAGAGCAATTGAAGGAAGACCTTAGTAAGGAAAAGGACAAATTTTTACGTCTTTTTGCAGAATTCGAGAATTACAAAAGGCGTACTTCCAAAGAGAGAATGGATTTGTTTAAAACGGCAGGTCAGGAGGTAATAGTGTCGCTATTGCCAGTTATTGATGATTTTGACCGTGCGTTAAAGGAAATTTCCAAGTCTGAGGACCAGGAAATGTTCAAGGGAGTTGAATTAATAAGCAATAAATTCAAAGAAACATTAAAAAATAAGGGTCTTCAACAAATTGAAGTCAAGCAAGGTGATGCTTTTGATGCGGAAATTCACGATGCCATTACTCAAATTCCTGCTCCAAGCAAAAAGTTGAAGGGGAAAATAGTAGATGTCGTTGAAATGGGGTTTAAATTGGGTGATAAAATCATACGCCATCCAAAAGTGGTTGTTGGAAATTAA
- a CDS encoding TIGR01777 family oxidoreductase, giving the protein MKVLITGSTGLVGSEIVNLCKQNNISVNYLTTRKDKIVSQPNYKGFYWNPEKNEIDENCFNGVTTIINLAGSSISKRWTRSNKKKILNSRVKSLRTLLGAIPKVGPHSIKKIVSASAIGIYPNSLSQYYREDVEEVDDSFLGEVVSIWEKEVDAFEKLNIQTAKIRIGLVMSGKGGALPEMAKPVKYYVGAAMGSGNQWQSWIHLQDLGRLFLHVISKDLTGVYNAVAPNPVTNIKLTKEIARVLEKPLFLPNIPQTLMRLVLGEMSYLLFSSQRVSSKKIQDSGFDFIFPNICRALENIYLDKGAQTAIDALYRNEFIS; this is encoded by the coding sequence ATGAAGGTTTTGATAACAGGTTCAACAGGTTTGGTGGGGAGTGAAATTGTAAATTTGTGCAAACAAAACAATATCTCGGTAAATTACTTGACCACTAGGAAGGATAAAATTGTATCCCAACCTAATTATAAAGGCTTTTATTGGAATCCTGAAAAGAATGAAATAGATGAAAATTGCTTTAATGGAGTAACCACAATTATCAACCTTGCAGGGTCCAGTATTTCTAAGAGATGGACTCGAAGCAATAAAAAGAAGATTCTTAACAGTAGGGTAAAGTCACTTAGAACTCTGTTGGGGGCTATACCCAAAGTCGGACCTCATAGTATTAAAAAAATAGTTTCTGCTTCGGCGATAGGGATTTACCCCAATTCTCTTTCCCAATATTATAGGGAGGATGTAGAAGAAGTGGATGACAGTTTTTTAGGGGAGGTGGTATCCATTTGGGAGAAAGAGGTAGATGCCTTCGAAAAATTGAATATCCAAACCGCCAAGATCAGGATAGGATTGGTAATGTCCGGCAAAGGTGGGGCACTGCCAGAAATGGCCAAACCCGTAAAATATTATGTAGGCGCTGCCATGGGTTCTGGCAATCAATGGCAATCCTGGATACATCTGCAAGACCTTGGCCGGTTATTTCTACATGTAATATCAAAGGACCTAACAGGAGTTTATAATGCAGTGGCCCCAAACCCTGTAACCAATATTAAGCTTACCAAAGAAATTGCGAGAGTTTTGGAAAAACCTTTGTTTTTGCCCAATATTCCACAAACATTGATGCGTTTGGTGTTGGGTGAAATGTCCTATTTGTTATTTTCCAGTCAGCGCGTAAGTAGTAAAAAAATCCAAGATTCGGGATTTGATTTTATATTTCCTAATATCTGCAGGGCCTTGGAAAATATATATTTGGATAAAGGAGCGCAAACAGCTATAGATGCACTCTACCGGAATGAGTTTATTTCCTAG
- the mnmD gene encoding tRNA (5-methylaminomethyl-2-thiouridine)(34)-methyltransferase MnmD: protein MKRKIITTADGSKTIQIEDWNEQYHSIHGAIQEAYHVFIKNGLSLFKDRQLSILEIGFGTGLNALITLLESKKRSLDITYKGIEAYPVVPEELEQLDYISALNAGNLEQDFLSMHQTSWGQSHPISANFSLIKQQIDFRDISDIDLFDLIYFDAFGARVQPELWTEEVFAIMFKALKKDGVLVTYSAKGSVRRAMQAGGFVVERLPGPPGKREMLRALKVS, encoded by the coding sequence TTGAAAAGAAAAATCATAACTACGGCCGACGGCTCCAAAACCATTCAGATCGAAGATTGGAACGAGCAGTACCACTCTATCCATGGTGCTATTCAAGAAGCCTATCATGTTTTTATTAAGAACGGTTTGTCCTTATTCAAGGACCGGCAATTGTCTATACTGGAAATAGGCTTCGGAACGGGCTTGAATGCGCTTATAACATTATTGGAGTCTAAAAAGCGAAGTTTGGATATAACGTATAAAGGTATAGAGGCCTATCCCGTTGTTCCCGAAGAATTGGAACAATTGGACTATATATCAGCATTGAATGCAGGGAATTTGGAACAGGATTTTTTGAGTATGCACCAAACTTCATGGGGACAATCACATCCAATATCGGCCAATTTTTCACTGATAAAGCAACAGATCGATTTTAGGGATATCTCGGATATTGATCTATTCGATCTAATTTATTTTGATGCCTTTGGCGCCAGGGTGCAACCGGAACTTTGGACAGAGGAAGTTTTTGCTATAATGTTCAAGGCATTGAAAAAAGATGGTGTGCTGGTCACCTATTCCGCAAAAGGAAGTGTTAGGAGGGCTATGCAGGCCGGAGGATTTGTTGTGGAACGTTTGCCAGGGCCTCCAGGAAAAAGAGAAATGCTACGGGCCTTAAAGGTTTCATAA
- a CDS encoding DUF4920 domain-containing protein, protein MRQFNILIVTFMVFSACLAQNKPSVPTSAALINENYDYIGTQFDDSDAISSGQMLGNYEKMAKSDTLASRFSGLVTEVCMAKGCWMKLKLGNGKESMVKFKDYGFFVPQELVGKEVVVNGLAYVEEMSVGDQRHFARDAGKSEEEVAAIIMVEKKYAFEADGVLIKK, encoded by the coding sequence TTGAGGCAATTTAACATTTTGATTGTGACTTTTATGGTGTTTTCGGCTTGTCTGGCGCAAAATAAGCCGTCGGTACCGACCAGCGCGGCCTTGATCAACGAGAATTATGATTATATCGGAACTCAATTTGACGATTCCGATGCCATAAGCAGTGGACAAATGCTTGGGAATTATGAAAAAATGGCCAAGTCGGATACACTTGCATCCAGGTTTTCCGGTCTGGTAACGGAGGTTTGTATGGCCAAAGGATGTTGGATGAAATTGAAATTGGGGAACGGCAAAGAAAGCATGGTTAAATTTAAGGATTACGGATTCTTTGTGCCTCAGGAATTGGTGGGAAAAGAGGTAGTTGTAAATGGTTTGGCCTATGTTGAAGAAATGAGTGTTGGGGACCAAAGACATTTTGCCCGTGATGCGGGAAAATCGGAAGAGGAAGTTGCCGCTATAATAATGGTTGAGAAAAAATACGCCTTTGAGGCGGATGGAGTGCTGATAAAAAAATAA
- a CDS encoding branched-chain amino acid aminotransferase: protein MQTVSNSIIVEKVKDSKINKVDFNNLSFGKYFTDHMMVCDYKNGAWEVPKIVPYQPITLDPSAKIFHYGQSVFEGMKAYKDKDQNVWLFRPLENQKRINISSKRLAMPEFPEDYFMEGLTALLKLDHKWIPTAEGSSLYIRPFVFATGCGFHASPSDEYKFIIACSPSASYFAGKVKVLIEEKYSRSANGGVGFAKAGGNYAGQFYPTQLAVEKGYNQVIWTDDNNHEYIEEAGAMNIFVRINDTLITSPTSDRILDGITRKSIIEIAKDENIAVEVRKITVKEVVEASKNGSLKEMFGAGTAAVISPIATFGYQEKDYDLPELKDSYASILKKRITDIQYNKAEDKFDWRYKVDIE from the coding sequence ATGCAAACTGTTTCAAATTCAATAATAGTTGAGAAAGTTAAAGACTCGAAAATTAATAAAGTAGATTTTAATAATTTATCGTTTGGAAAATATTTTACGGATCATATGATGGTCTGTGATTACAAGAATGGTGCTTGGGAAGTACCAAAAATAGTTCCATATCAACCCATTACACTTGACCCATCCGCTAAGATTTTTCATTACGGACAATCTGTTTTTGAAGGAATGAAGGCCTATAAGGACAAAGATCAAAATGTCTGGCTCTTTCGCCCTTTGGAAAACCAAAAGCGGATCAACATATCGTCCAAAAGGCTTGCTATGCCCGAATTCCCTGAAGATTACTTTATGGAGGGCTTAACGGCACTTTTGAAATTGGACCATAAATGGATTCCTACGGCTGAAGGAAGTTCCTTATATATTAGACCTTTTGTCTTTGCCACGGGATGCGGATTCCACGCTTCCCCCTCTGACGAATACAAATTTATTATTGCCTGTTCCCCATCGGCCTCCTATTTTGCAGGGAAGGTAAAAGTTTTAATAGAGGAGAAATATTCAAGATCGGCCAATGGTGGTGTAGGTTTTGCCAAAGCCGGAGGTAATTACGCCGGACAGTTTTACCCAACACAGCTGGCAGTTGAAAAAGGTTACAATCAAGTAATTTGGACAGATGACAACAACCACGAATATATAGAGGAGGCCGGGGCCATGAACATATTTGTCAGGATTAACGACACCTTGATTACCAGTCCTACGAGCGATAGAATATTGGACGGTATAACTAGAAAAAGCATTATAGAGATTGCCAAAGACGAAAACATAGCAGTAGAAGTTAGAAAAATCACTGTAAAAGAGGTGGTCGAAGCCTCCAAAAATGGCAGTCTCAAAGAAATGTTCGGAGCAGGTACCGCTGCGGTAATTTCCCCTATAGCCACTTTCGGTTACCAAGAAAAGGATTATGACCTGCCGGAGTTAAAAGATAGTTACGCCTCTATTTTAAAGAAGCGCATTACGGACATACAATACAACAAGGCCGAAGATAAGTTTGACTGGAGATATAAGGTGGATATTGAATAA
- a CDS encoding pyrophosphohydrolase domain-containing protein, with product MKSKLNAVELFHNSFGLGVSKEIRANLGEAKNLLRFNLMDEENKEYLEAANNNDLVEVADALGDMLYILCGTILEHGMQYKIEEVFEEIQRSNMSKLGEDGKPIYREDGKVLKGPNYFKPNIVDILDKK from the coding sequence ATGAAAAGTAAACTTAATGCCGTTGAATTGTTCCATAATTCATTTGGGTTGGGTGTTTCCAAAGAAATCAGGGCTAATTTGGGAGAGGCCAAGAATTTACTACGCTTTAATTTGATGGATGAAGAGAATAAGGAATATCTGGAAGCGGCAAACAATAATGATTTGGTTGAAGTTGCAGATGCCCTGGGCGATATGCTATATATATTGTGCGGTACTATATTGGAGCACGGTATGCAGTATAAAATAGAGGAAGTTTTTGAAGAAATACAGCGTAGTAATATGAGTAAATTAGGGGAAGATGGCAAACCAATCTATCGTGAAGATGGAAAAGTGCTTAAAGGTCCAAATTATTTTAAACCGAATATTGTGGATATTTTAGACAAAAAGTAG
- the crcB gene encoding fluoride efflux transporter CrcB: protein MKQFLLVFLGGGLGSGLRFLISKAFNNTFHNFFLGTFIVNIIGCLIIGFILGLSLKNNFLANNQTLFLTTGFCGGFTTFSTFALEQHSFLKTGDLLNFTAYTLASLVIGISAVAIGFWFSKL from the coding sequence ATGAAGCAATTTCTACTCGTCTTTCTTGGAGGGGGTCTAGGTAGTGGCTTACGGTTTTTAATAAGCAAAGCTTTCAACAACACTTTTCACAATTTTTTTCTCGGCACTTTTATAGTCAATATAATAGGTTGCCTAATTATTGGTTTTATCCTAGGACTTTCACTTAAAAACAATTTCCTTGCAAACAATCAGACATTATTTTTAACCACAGGCTTCTGTGGTGGCTTCACTACTTTTTCAACCTTTGCCCTGGAACAACACTCCTTTTTAAAAACCGGGGATCTTCTCAACTTCACCGCTTACACTCTTGCCAGTCTTGTAATTGGAATCTCTGCCGTAGCTATCGGATTCTGGTTTTCAAAGCTGTAA
- a CDS encoding P-II family nitrogen regulator, translating to MKKIEAIIRKSKFDDVKKALHQIGVNFFSYWDVTGVGNEKEGHVYRGISYSTSDIQRRYLSIVISDDFLETTVNTILDTAYSGNVGDGKIFISEVLEAYRIRTKESGKAGIN from the coding sequence ATGAAAAAAATCGAGGCAATTATTAGGAAGTCAAAATTTGATGACGTAAAAAAAGCGCTACATCAAATTGGAGTAAACTTTTTTAGTTACTGGGACGTAACTGGAGTCGGAAATGAAAAAGAAGGGCATGTCTATAGAGGCATTTCCTATAGCACATCCGACATTCAACGTAGGTATCTTTCCATTGTAATATCGGACGATTTCTTGGAAACTACTGTAAACACCATTCTGGATACAGCATATTCAGGCAACGTAGGTGACGGTAAAATTTTCATTTCTGAAGTTTTGGAAGCTTATCGAATCAGAACAAAGGAAAGCGGAAAAGCAGGAATCAACTAA
- a CDS encoding ammonium transporter, with protein sequence MDVGLFTANNVWMMICTALVFFMHLGFSLLEIGLTRQKNTINILFKNVFIICIGLLLYYIGGFNLMYPGDFNGYLGFAGFGLEAPILPDGSLDLTYSEGYTYWTDFLFQAMFAATAATIVSGAVAERIKLGGFMIFTIIYVGFVYPIVGSWQWGGGFLSTLGGDEGGFHDFAGSTLVHSVGGWAALIAIYILGPRIGKFGEDGKPNAIPGHNIPLAAAGVLILWLGWFGFNGGSVLSADPAGTSIVLVTTCLAAAAGGIGSFIFSTILYKNYDVTMMLNGILGGLVGITAGADLMSPFESIVIGLIAGVVIVLGVALIDKLKLDDPVGAVAVHLICGIWGTLAVGIFGVKAGVTQFLYQLTGVASAGVFCCLTAFIILFAIKKTSGIRVSKDEELEGLDIHEHGMDAYADFRMNQH encoded by the coding sequence ATGGACGTAGGATTATTTACAGCAAATAATGTTTGGATGATGATATGTACGGCTCTCGTATTCTTCATGCATTTAGGATTTTCTCTTTTGGAAATCGGACTAACCAGACAAAAAAACACAATTAACATTTTATTTAAGAACGTATTCATCATTTGTATAGGGTTGCTCCTATATTATATTGGAGGATTTAACCTTATGTATCCTGGTGATTTCAACGGTTATCTTGGTTTCGCAGGATTTGGCCTTGAAGCCCCAATTTTACCAGATGGTAGTTTGGACCTTACCTATAGTGAAGGATACACGTATTGGACAGATTTTCTTTTCCAAGCGATGTTTGCCGCAACAGCAGCAACCATAGTTTCCGGAGCAGTAGCAGAACGTATTAAGCTAGGTGGATTCATGATATTCACTATAATATACGTTGGTTTCGTTTATCCTATAGTAGGATCTTGGCAATGGGGCGGTGGATTCCTTTCCACTCTTGGTGGTGATGAAGGTGGTTTCCACGATTTCGCAGGATCTACTTTGGTGCATTCCGTAGGGGGATGGGCAGCTTTGATTGCCATATACATATTAGGACCAAGGATTGGCAAGTTTGGCGAAGATGGAAAACCAAATGCAATTCCAGGTCACAATATTCCTTTGGCAGCAGCTGGGGTACTTATTCTTTGGTTGGGCTGGTTCGGCTTTAACGGTGGATCAGTATTATCCGCGGATCCAGCTGGAACTTCAATAGTATTGGTTACTACTTGTTTGGCTGCAGCCGCAGGTGGAATAGGGTCTTTTATATTCTCTACCATTCTTTACAAAAACTATGACGTTACCATGATGTTGAACGGTATCTTGGGTGGTTTGGTAGGAATTACTGCCGGAGCCGACCTAATGTCTCCCTTTGAATCCATTGTTATTGGACTAATTGCCGGTGTAGTTATTGTATTAGGTGTTGCCCTAATAGACAAATTGAAACTGGACGATCCTGTTGGAGCAGTTGCAGTACACTTAATCTGTGGTATCTGGGGTACTTTGGCCGTAGGGATCTTCGGAGTTAAGGCTGGTGTAACACAATTTTTATATCAATTAACAGGAGTAGCTTCTGCAGGTGTTTTCTGTTGCCTAACAGCATTTATCATTCTTTTCGCTATCAAGAAAACTTCTGGAATAAGAGTTTCCAAAGACGAAGAATTGGAAGGATTGGATATACATGAGCACGGAATGGATGCTTATGCCGACTTCAGAATGAACCAACACTAA
- a CDS encoding outer membrane beta-barrel protein gives MKTIIYTKYVKNLLLLAFALASTATFAQEEEEAKKFSLSGSVDAYYRTNLNGDNGFDDGSGLPNAAPGSSFANLPGFALGMANVIAAYEGEDVGFVADLVFGPRGTDAIFASPLYSATGNIVNQLYVYWNLSESVKLTFGNFNTFLGYEVISPVANFNYSTSYLFSYGPFSHTGLKADFTLSDDFSLMLAIMNPTDQTELNPTEKYAFGAQLGYSGQFLNFLADDGAFEIDFTGGFDLSDEFFLGINAALYDNDDIGFAGVALYPQYATSDNFTLGLRGEYFTETGDYGAIGTGVEDSSVFAVTLTGSATIGNLIIKPELRLDSASDDSFSFLDSDLAPQKSLSSFVLAAVYSF, from the coding sequence ATGAAAACGATTATTTATACAAAATACGTAAAAAATTTACTATTACTTGCATTTGCCCTTGCCTCAACAGCAACTTTCGCTCAGGAAGAGGAGGAAGCCAAGAAATTTAGCCTAAGCGGAAGTGTGGATGCCTACTACAGAACCAACTTGAATGGTGACAATGGTTTTGACGATGGCTCTGGTTTACCTAATGCGGCCCCAGGATCTTCATTTGCCAACTTACCTGGTTTTGCCCTAGGGATGGCCAATGTAATAGCGGCTTACGAAGGAGAGGATGTTGGGTTTGTAGCAGACCTTGTTTTTGGACCTAGAGGTACAGATGCTATTTTTGCTTCTCCTCTATATTCAGCTACCGGAAACATTGTAAATCAACTGTATGTATACTGGAATTTAAGCGAATCGGTTAAATTGACATTTGGTAACTTCAACACCTTCTTAGGTTACGAAGTAATATCTCCAGTTGCCAATTTTAACTATAGTACTTCTTACTTGTTTTCTTATGGTCCTTTCTCACATACTGGTTTGAAGGCAGACTTTACCCTATCTGATGACTTTAGCTTAATGTTGGCCATCATGAACCCAACCGATCAAACAGAATTGAATCCTACCGAGAAATATGCTTTCGGTGCCCAATTGGGATATAGCGGTCAATTCCTGAACTTCCTTGCTGATGACGGAGCATTTGAGATTGACTTCACAGGTGGATTTGATTTGTCTGATGAGTTCTTCTTGGGAATAAATGCAGCACTTTACGATAATGATGATATTGGTTTTGCCGGTGTAGCCCTTTATCCACAATACGCTACTTCTGACAACTTTACCTTGGGATTAAGAGGTGAATATTTCACAGAAACAGGAGACTATGGTGCAATTGGAACTGGAGTTGAAGATTCCAGTGTTTTTGCCGTAACACTTACAGGTAGTGCCACAATAGGCAATTTAATAATCAAGCCTGAATTGCGGTTGGATAGCGCATCAGATGACTCCTTTAGTTTTCTAGATTCGGATCTGGCCCCACAAAAGAGTTTATCCTCATTTGTACTAGCAGCCGTTTACTCTTTCTAA
- a CDS encoding DUF1684 domain-containing protein, translating to MKQLFLVLCLLSLSCKEKRYHDQEQNNTEEHVSGALEDIMQFQKKMNEEFKDPETSPLPDRFRKDFTTLDFFEPDTSYRINAKFTRTPEALPFMMPTTTERQSEEVVFGIITFSLKGSTHKLEVYQNQELMQQEKYRDYLFLPFADLTNGEETYGGGRYLDLTIPKGDTILLDFNKAYNPYCAYNPKYSCPLVPKQNRLDIEIAAGVKAFKKG from the coding sequence ATGAAGCAGTTATTTTTGGTTTTATGCTTGTTATCATTGAGTTGTAAGGAAAAAAGGTACCATGATCAGGAGCAGAACAATACGGAGGAACATGTGTCCGGAGCCTTGGAGGATATTATGCAATTTCAGAAAAAAATGAACGAGGAATTCAAGGATCCTGAAACCTCGCCCTTGCCGGATAGGTTTAGAAAGGATTTTACAACTTTGGATTTTTTTGAGCCGGATACCAGCTATAGGATCAATGCGAAATTCACACGGACGCCTGAGGCTTTACCTTTTATGATGCCGACCACTACAGAAAGACAATCGGAAGAGGTTGTTTTTGGAATAATAACTTTTAGTCTAAAAGGAAGTACCCATAAATTGGAAGTTTATCAAAATCAGGAATTGATGCAGCAGGAGAAATATAGGGATTATTTGTTTTTGCCTTTTGCAGACCTTACCAATGGGGAGGAAACTTATGGTGGGGGTAGATATTTGGATTTGACCATTCCTAAGGGAGATACAATTCTTTTGGATTTTAATAAGGCCTATAATCCATACTGTGCTTATAATCCAAAATACTCATGTCCTTTGGTACCCAAGCAGAATAGGCTCGATATTGAGATTGCGGCAGGGGTAAAGGCATTTAAAAAGGGATAA